In the genome of Oncorhynchus nerka isolate Pitt River linkage group LG27, Oner_Uvic_2.0, whole genome shotgun sequence, the window agtgccttcagaaaatattcacaccccttgactttttgatGTGctgcagcctgaatttaaaatgtattaaattaacgggcctcctgggtggcgcagtggttaaggtgtgccaccagagactctgggttcgcgcccaggctctgacgtaaccggccgcgaccggaaggtccgtggggcgacgcacaattggcctagcgtcgcccgggttagggtgggtttggccggtagggatatccttgtctcatcgcgcaccagcgactcctgtggcgggccgggcacattgcacgctaaccaaggttgccaggtgcacagtgtttcctccgacacattggtgcggctggcttccaggttggattgTGTTGGattgtgtatcagaggacgcatggctttcgaccttcgtctctcccgagcccgtacgggagttgtagcgatgagacaagatagtagctactaacaattggataccacgaaattggggagaaaaagggggtcaaattcaaaaaaattaaattaaaataaattaaattaaaaataaataaaaagtattaAATTGAAATGTtgcgtcactggcctacacacacacacaacaccttaATCCATATGGAATTATGTTAAGACattattttataaaaaaataaatagattGTAATAGATTATATtataatacatttaaactccgttacAGTTTAAAGACTGATCAGAGAAAACTGAggctggatcaacaacattgtagttactccacaatactaccctaaatgacagagtgaaaagaaggaagcctgtagaacagggatcatcaactagattcagccacgggaCAATTTTTgttcttgagtggatggtcaaGGGTgtgtgaaaacttatgtaaatgagatatttctgtatttaatttacaataaatttgccaaaatgtctaaaacatgtttacactgtcattatggggtgttgtgggggggaggaaagaaaatgaatttaatacattttgaatttaggctctaacaacaaaatgtggaataggtcaaggggtatgaatactttctgaaggcactgtacatgtctgTTATTTAACAACCTCATTCCATGATtagatgggaggggggggggactacACTTTCATAACTTCTTTAAACATTAAAAGCTAGtttacaaacatttctgtaaatggATACATAGCATTTTGGAATTAAaaacttcaggtactgtacctttAAATGCATTGTGTTAAACTACCACCATACATATTGGAGGCTAGTCCAGCTGAACAAAAAGCAGCCAGTGTCTATATGGACAGTGTTTCACCGCCAATGGTAAATATCCCTGGAAGGCACCAACTTACCATTCCAGAAGCAATACCTTTAGCGAAGCTGACCCTCTGCTCCCATGGAAACTGGTCCTATAACAACCCAGAGAAGAAAGAACTAAATGAATAGGTCTGCTGGTTGACATGCCAGCCAGCCCACCACTGAGCCAACAGCCTTTAGCTGAGGTCAGTGAGTCCCAGTCCCACACATCACAGGCCCATAAAAGGAAAAGTTGGATTTTTTTTTAACAACCAAATCAATTTATGTAAATGGCATTTTAGGCTCCAAACACCTTTTTTTTGCAAtatcacttgtttttgagaaacttACCCCAAACAGTGACTCACTTCCTCACCCTCGTTGTGCAGTATGGGGGCCCTGAAATACGTCCTACAAGAAACAGCAAAactctcagtatagtgatgcaggtcttGAATATAAGGTTGCGGATAAAGTTAggaatgacacaatttcatgtgTATAACATCTAAAAGACCCGTATCAATATACTGAGAGCTTTGCTGTTTCCAAAAGGACgtatttgggtgtttttggagccCATGTACACATTCTTTACAGGCCCCTATACCGCACAACAAGAATGAGGAAGTGATTCGCTGTTTGGggtaagtaaataaaaaaataaaaagtgaaaTCACCAAAAAGGTGTCTTAACCTTCTATAACATACCATTTACAtaaaatatttagatttgttgtAAAAAATGACTTCTCCTTTAAGGAAAACACTAACAGCAGACCCAAGGCCAACATTAATGCTATTTTGGAGGAGTGGGAGAGCATAAAGAGAGTGAAGTGAATTTAACTAGTTGAAACACACCATGTCTCTAATGAAATCCTTCAGTGTGCCTCCCTCGATAAACTCGGTTATTAAATTAAGCCTCTTGTCCTTGTATAGCACGCCAATGAACTTCAACACGTGGGGATGTTCCAAACTCCTCATCACTTTAacctggggagagagaaagaaagaggtatgttttcaagatatgtaactttcaaaatacagaaatcctCCCAGTATGATGCattttgggtggagttttcctttaaagCCCCCACCATGCATGCAGTCTTTGTCATTTTATTTTCACTGTATGTCTATTAAATTCACTGGGTGTGTTTATTTAACGAATAAACTccgaaatatatttttttcatttatttcCCTGAGCCTCCTTTGGCCCTTGAAATGCTCAGTCTGATTGTGTGGGCAACAGGAAAGAAATGTCAAGATATTTACATACACATCTCTGATTGGCTGATAGGATGGTCTAGAGCCCACCCCCTTACCCATATGTACAGGCATTACTATTATAAGCAGATCAAATTGTGACGACATGTGGGTCAAAAGTTCCATCCCACCAGATCATAATGAAACTGCAATTCTTTTCTACttccaaacagctcttacacaagggcattatcatcattttcacaattacATTGTGTTTATCACCACAGTAATCAGTTTCCACAATGGAGATAATTTTATCTTTGCAAAAAAATCCCAAGCTTATTTTTTCCCTCTGAGGACTGGAGCAAATGCATACAAAAATAATAAGGTTGGCCTAAAGGAATCCATCTATGAAGCAAATACAGGGACATTTGGCAAGCTCTCATTTGTGGGTATAATAAATCACGGCCCAATGTATAACCAGATTAGTCTACTGACCTCCTTTAGAAAGGTCTTCTGGGTCTCCTCATCACAGCGAATCAGCTCCttcatcaccatcacctcacCAGTGGCTTTGTGGGTCACCTGTCAAAATGGAGAAAAACAAAACACTGACATCTGTGTAGATGTGAGAGAGTCAAAAGGCtgcatcaaaggctgcactgaaatctaacaacaGAGCTCCAACTatcaatttcttttaactagggccAACTATCAATAACTTTTAActacatttattttaactagatCCCATTTAGTCGACTTgccgattgtttggtcgataggctgttgatTGAGATTTGTTTAGTCGAGCAGTCACAAAAAGACAAAATCATGGCATACCTGTCTCAGTGGAtgaatccattgcggaggccagGGGAATGGAACATCACTAAGACAGGCATCCGTGCCGCGAGGGTATTTATTTGCCTTGGCACACCAAGCAAACTTAGAAAATAAGTGAAATTGCATTGGTTTTCCATAATTGGCTACTCCTTTGAACCTGACACCTTTGTGAGAGTATTCCTTAGGCCTAGAGTATGTGTGAAGATCATGTGTAGGCCTATAATTTAAAATGTTGAGTCAAGAAGGGGAGTGTGGCTTCCAGATTGAACTATCCTGCCAATTCATGTACATTCAATGTTTCATAACTTTGACATAACTATAGGCTACCTAGCCTGCGCGTAAAATGTATAAAATGTAGCTTCTTAATGTATGTTTTCCTACACCTCaaaacagcaagtaaacaaagtctattttacatcaatttagaatgacaatagttcctcaatttatttgaaaaatctttccagctctctccctttcaaTCACCGACAAGCCTCAACATGAAAGGGAGAAATGTCATGCTCTGACCCAGTGTAAACTTCATAAAATACCTGATTACTTTGTGCAAATACTGCTCTCTGTCCAGAGGTCACTGGCGTGGGAAACTGAGTGCCCAGAATagtttatacaatgttgcaagtttgctagcgCGAGTTGCCGGGCCATACCCAGGtgctagtttttttttttttgtgaattttacccctttttctccccaatttcgtggtatccaattgtttagtagctactatcttgtctcatcgctacaactcccgtacaggctcaggagagacgaaggttgatagtcatgcgtcctccgatacacaacccaaccaagccacactgcttcttaacacagcgccatccaacccggaagccagcagcaccaatgtgtcggaggaaacaccgtgcacctggcaaccttggatagcgcgcactgcacccggcccgccacaggagtcgctggtgcgcgttgagacaaggatttccctactggccaaaccctccctaacccggacaacgctaggccaagtgtgcgtcgccccacagacctcccggtcgcggccggttacgacagagcctgggcgcgaacccagagtcacTGGTGgcgcagctggcgctgcagtacagcacccttaaccacgcGGGAGGCCCTACCCAGGTGATAGTTGATACCATGTCTCTACAGGCAGGCAGAGTAGAGAGATTAATGCGATTGAAGAACATGAACAAACCTGCATGCATTGCCAATTTGATTAAGTGGCTATTTATATCAGGATATTTTATACCTGCaatatttgtattgtttttttaatTGGTTTTACCTCATTgtcaaaataacaaaaacacGTTATTATAACTGAAATTAAACGGTTCCACAAACATTTGCATAtaaaaatcataactggcacgcagatcagAAACAATTGTGAGGGGGGGGctcttgatctctggctccctcgaGTCATTTGTGTCTTAATCATTTcatcaaacagtgtgcttaaagcatcagacaagcgcAGTGCATAgatgattttattaaaacacacagGGTTTGAATGTATGGAAAAATGCACATTTAAAAATGTAGACCAATCGATTGAATCGAAAGAACAGATGACTCAATTGACCAATACTATTTTTTAGGTTTGGACAGCTTTATGTTTAACCAATCAGCTGTTATCAGAGTCAGTGCAGTACACATTGAGTGCCCTTctatataagcatgctgaaattcagtagttaacttgttctctgaaaaatagcattgtatttggtcaaacaattCTCTCCATCAGTTTACTAAGAACAGGCAGCCAACTGATTGGGCGGCTGTTAGAGGCAGCAAAGGGTGCTATACTATTTTTAGGCAGTGGAATTACTTTAGCTTCCTTCTACACCTGTGGACACATGCACTCCTTTAGGCTTTGGCTAAAGTTATAGCAAATAGGTATGGAAATACAGAGTGAGATGTGTGTGGAAAAGATGTTGATTTTTGAGTGAAAAGCTGACCTTGATAGCCTGGCCAAAGAAGCCCTTGCCCAGCACCTCTCCATGGATGAGGTCACAGGGGCGGAAGATGCGATGAGAGCAGCTGCTGGAGGAGCGCAGGGATTCAGAGCGCCCAATGTCCCGGGTCAAGATAGGGTGTTCCTTAGGGGAGGCTGGCCCAGGGGACTTACAGATGCTGTTGCTACGCCTTCCATTAACGGAGAGGAACAAAGGTCAGTAAGACATTGATCAGGTCTACTGGAACAAATAAATAACTTTGTATCTCTCAATTTTTGCCCCAATgcttagactctctctctctcccaaggtTGGCTGGTTAAGCTGTACCTTAGAGACCTCCTCTTTAGGGTGGCATCATCCACCAGATCTGTCCTCTCCAGGACACTGTCAGAGGGCGAAGACAGGCGCATGCGGGAGGTGGCGGGGACCCCCAAGCGGTTGTGCGAGGACCCCAGTCTGAGCCTTTCCAACCGCTGCCTGACTGGATCATACTCTATGAGCAGATGCAGCGTCTGACTGGTCCGATGAATGAGGTCCTCCACCTGAAACATAAATCAATCAGAATACATAATCTGCTAGGCCAAAGTCCTCTCTGACATAGTAACATGAGCAAGCAACACTAATGAGAGGTATTGGTATAAGGCCTATACAGAACACAGGATGGAATTAGAACTAGGCAGGGTTCCAATGAGAAAAGGATCCTGATTCCTGACAACGCGAAGAGCTAACTACATGACTTGAATGAAGCCAAATAATTTAAATTGGAATgcaccttgttgcaaacaggaaacGTGGGAACTAAAATGTAATTAGTGAATGCCCCATTGGAATGAACATGGTTGAGTGAGGTGTGTTGTGAGATTGTGTGTTGGAGACCTTTCAGATGCCATCCTCTCCCAGCTAAAGAATGTTTAAATGAAGGCAGAATGAATGGAATGCAAAGATCACATGTTCCGAAATCTATTTTAGAGTAACAGTAACAAATACTTATGTAATAGTCACATTTTATACACCACTGGGTCACAACCGAATAGTCTGAATAGTTTCAATGTTTTATTATTCAGTGTACTGTCAAAAGCTGGATCCTGCAActcacctcttcctccatcaGTGTTCCCACTGGAAGGCCGTTGATCTCCAGGATCCGGTCACCAACATGGATGGCATTCCGAACCTCCGGGCTGATATGCATTCCTCTGACCCTGAGAGAAATACAGCACATAGCCATGTCAGTCTGGAGCACCAGTATCAGAATGAACTATGACTCCATATAGGTCTGTCAACGGAGAGCTGGTTCTGTTGACCAATCAGCAGTGAGCACCTGGACAATACAGAGGTGGGTGTGTCCATCTGTCCACAACATCTCGTACATCTATCAGCTAATGAGAGACTCCTTTGCCTGACCTGGATCAAGACTATAATAAAACACCAAAGTAAAGAGATGTGGGGTTTAACTATTAAATCCAGATTACATAATCGTATTAGTAATGTACACACATCAGGACTAATGCCTTGTTATTTCAGCAAACCTATAATCCGTTTCAGAACACGACTCACCCTGTCCCACTCAGGCCTAGATAGTGAAGGGTGTACAGATTCACTAGTTGTGTGTGAATCCACTCACTCTTTGACTTGAACGCTAGAGGAGCCGCTGGCAACGTCTcttaggacagagacagagaagcccCTCTTGCTGTTGGTGGCAGAGGGCATGGAGATGAGGGTGACCGTGTGGGGCAGAGAGTCCAGGGCCGAGTCGGCCGAACGCTTCTCCAACACGGGTGCCAGGATTACCTGCTTATAGCACTTCCCACTACaccgagaggaggagagaggagagaagaaacaaGGAATAAGGGGTATTGTTGTGGATAATTATGTTTTTTAAGTTCTTACCAGTTCTTAAAGTATTCAAAAGTGTTCATCAGTGTTTAAACATCAAATTATTCTACTTTCTTCCAACTTCCATCTGAGTACTTTTCTGCAAAATAATTTCCCTTTGGGGAACAATAACGTTTTATTGGAGAAAAAtatgaagagaaggagagagcaggaagGAGGGGTATGCAGAGAGTCAGACTATAGAGGGGACTGTACAGTGTGACAGACGCACCAGATTCCTAAAAGATCAATCAGAAAGAGTGATGTTGACGGTTTGTTATTGCAAACCGTCAACATCACATTCCCTAGTTGCCTCTATCAACATCTGACTCAACACCATACTTACAAACAGAATCTGAACAAATAAAACCAACAACTCTGTGAGCAGTAGATAGTAAAACAACCCTCACCAGTACAGCTTGGATCGCTCCACCAAGGCGTAGGTGTCTCTGTCCTCGATGACCACCTTGCAGCTCAGACATACAAAGCATTCTGGGTGATACTTGTATTCTCCAGCCACCTGGAAGAACAGATAAAGGTGAGTTTGTCTCCTGACTTTGATCTTTCCCATGGTGTTCCAGGTCCAAGCAGAGAATTCTTCAGGGTGATCCTGCTGTgctgagctgtgttgtgttgtacactgtgtggtgttctgtattGTCCCGTGTTGTGTGCTAGATGGTgtcgtgtgtgtgttgtcctctcTTTGTGgcagtaacacagtcagtaacagcTGCTCCACTCTCAGCCTGTCTGGAATCTGCTATGATGTCATCTACCTCCCAGCTCCCAAGCCCTGCCTTTTCCAATCACAGCACACCTCTTTCTGACACTCTCACCTCACACCCTCGCTTACTCATTCCCTTTTTATCTACTTTATCTACTGTCATCAACTTTTTATCCCTTTTATCTACTAACACACTCCCAATCTGTTGGCCCTGCACTCATGCTAAATTAAATCAACTTATCCACTATAGCTGTGAATTTCCAGGGACCACACAATATCACAATACGATATGCATTGTGCTTCTATACATTTCACAATTTATCATGATTCAAAATGTATTGCGATTTGATACAGAGATTGAATTGCGATtcaatgttccaaacatatttctCACTATGTCTCTGCTGCAGAAGGGACAATCGAGAGTCATAATAAAAACGAGTTTTGATAAGTCATGGGGGaaaaaaagtgctgaaaacatgtcaCCTCAGCATTTAAGAAGATTGAGGCCAAGCTATAGGAGAAATACTGAAGTAGCTAACGACTAGCCGACTAGCTAACGTCAACTACCTAGCAAAaactaccttttttttaaggggagaatcaagtaaaaaaaaaaatgtaacaaatTGCAAAACTCTActatattgattttttttttacccgATCCCCAGTATCCACCCTCTAAAGCAAGGGACAAGTACAAACAGGGCCTGTGCCCTAGCAGAGGTTCCTGAGgttatacaatgcattcggaaagtattcagacccctttactttttccacattttgctccGTTACGGCCTtatttctaaaatggattaaataaataaaacatcctcatcaatctacacacaaccccccataatgtcaaagcacaaacaggtttttagaaatatttgcaaatgtattacaaataacaaacagaaataccttatttacataagtattcagaccctttgctatgagactcgaaattgagctcaggtgcatcctgtttccattgaacatctttgagatgtttctacaacttgattggagtccacctgtggtaaattcaattgattggacatgatttggaaaggcacacaccagtctatataaaggtcccacagctgacagtgcatgtcagagcaaaaaccaaactatgaggtcgaaagaattgtccatAGTGCTCCGAGACAAgaatgtgtcgaggcacagatctgggaagggtaccaaaaaatgtctgcagcattgaaggtccaagaacacagtggcctccatcattcttaaatggaagaagtttggaaccaccaagactcttcctagatgtggctaccggccaaactgagcaatcgggggagaaggtccttggtcactctgtcagagctcctctgtggagatgggagaaccttccagaaggacaaccatctctgcagcactccacctatcaggcctttatggtagaatggccatatggaagccactcctcagtaaaaggcacatgaaagcccacttggagtttgccaaaaggcacctaaaggactcagaccatgagaaagaatattttctggtctgatgaaaccaagatggtggtggcagcatcctgctgtggagatgttttttggaggcagggactgggagactagtcaggatcgagggaaggaTGAATGgtgcaaaatacagagagatccttgatgaagtccTGAGCACTCCGGAGCAGCTTCTCAGACtggtgcgaaggttcaccttccaacaggacaatgacccaaaacacacagccaagacaatgcaggagttgcttcgggacaagtctctgaatatccatGAGTGACCAGCCAGagcggacttgaaccccatcgaacatctctggagagacctgaaaatagctatgcagcaactctccccatccaacctgagtgcttgagaggatctgcagaagaatgggagaaactccccaaatacaggtgtgccaagcatgtagggtcatacccaagaagacttggggctgtaaacgctgccaaaggtgcttcaatgaagtactgagttaagggtctgaatacttatgtaaatatgatccgttttttttttttttttaaatacatttacaaacatttctaaaacctgtttttgctttgtcattatagggtatagggtgcatttggggggggggggacaattgaATCCAtattagaataagcctgtaacataacaaaaaacATGGacaaaatcaaggggtctgaatatttcccAAAtatggccagtaactgaaagatcGCTCGTTCTAATACCCAagtcgacaaggtgaaaaatctgttgatgtgcccttatGCAAGGCACTTATCCCaaatttgctccaggggcactgtgctactatggctgaccctataaaataacacatttcactgcaattgtctggtgtatgtgacaataaaacctCAACCGCTCCCCCAATTCTTTCTTTTTAAGGCTTGTGCCAAGACGCAAGCTCTTCCCCAGGTGAATTCAAACAGGGAATAACGTATAAGGAATGTGAAGATATTAATGAAAACCTGTAGTCTTTGAAGTAGGATAACCTTTTCCATTACCCCCCCTGCTGTTCATTGTATGCTGCTATGAGTAAGACTGTTGGGAAATGATATTGTTGCAGTTGCAGGCAGCAGTGAGATTAGGCTGGGTGATGTAAGCCATGTGTGCATCTGTGGCTGTGCCTCCCACCCTCCAGGCTGGAGCATTACCACACTGACCCCAGTCAAAAACAGCCTGAAGGAGCCACAGCTAGACACACATGGCTGTGTCATAGTCCATAGGTGGCAGTGTGTGTGCAGGCTCTCTCAGAGGGGAGGCTAGGCtagtgtgcgtttgtgtgtgtgtatgaccaaCATGACTCCAGAGGAAATGTCTCTTACACAACACACTTGAGTTCATTTTCCCATCTCATCCAAATAAAAGGGAACAAAGAAGGATCTTACAACGTGTCAGATTTACAACGTGTCAGAACTGTGAAACGTGTTTTACAGTAAGCAAAACTGAAGAAAACAAATGTCATGCCATGATCTCCTAACTAGGAGAACTGAATGCAGTTTTGTGCCGTAACCTGCCCATCAAACACACAACGGTCATAAGTAGCTGCCTGCTCCacactgctctcctctcctgaaAGACCCAACATCCATATGATTTTACGCCGTGTTGGTTCGGCTGCTATCTAAGAGAAGCCTGCCAAATCAACTCTGACAGAAATACTTGGCATCTCGCTTTCAGAGCCAATGTGGCCAAGAACAAATAGAAAGGCCCATTGTGTGTTTTGCTTACTGGCAAACTTCTTGCTCTAAAAAAAGAATACTTTTGGGACCCCCTTTAATCCAGTTGAAGAGAAAGCATCCTTTTGTGACCAACAATTGTTTGTGCCAGCAGCAGTTTAATTTAGACCTGATTTAAATTGGGCCAATAACACTGTTAAAATGAAGTTCCACAGCACTCCAACCCCATGCATGAGGCATGGGCATTCCATAGCACTGATGAAACAACAAGAAAGCTAACCAATATCCAGCCTTCAGTGACTCTTCCATATCATAACCATGAGCTCATGGTCTAATCCTGGAAGATAAACATAGATTTGACAATCGCAGTAGACCATAACCATTCTAACCTCCCCTTAATAACAGATAGTCGATCTTTCAAAAACCATCCCCAATAAACAGTGTGGTGGTCTGGTGGTGCAGTGTGCGTAGTATCCATTGACTTTCCACCGCAGTGGACCGAATCAGGTGATGGACTGGCTCCAAAATCACTCCATGTTCTCAGTTTTCACCCCAAAGATTGTGCTGGAGGAAGTGAACTGTGGAGACTGTACAGAGACCAGAGCAGGGCCATGATGGGGGACCTAACTAATACACACATTGTTATGGGGAACCTAACTTCCACAGATTCAGAGAGAAGGTTCAGGTCCAGTTGGCGATCTTTCAAAGCAACCAGGATGCAAAGTATGGCTGCTCTGTGTGGGTGATTACTTGTTGAGCCATAGCCCAGCCCCCATGACCTCGTCTGTACATAAGTATTGACCTCAATCACCAAGGAGATGTTTGTTACAACACAGAtgaggggcagggggcaggggacaGGGGGCAGGGGTAAAGCTGACAGTTCCATCATTTGTGTACATAGAGGAAAAACAGATCCTATTAGACCACAACCCCCTGAACTCACATCAAAAGAACAGTGATTCACTGTGAACTGGTGTTATTTGAGTATGGCCCTACACATCTAACCTCTGAATACAATGGTAACCTTGACAGTTAATTATTATTCAAATATTATATTAATGTACAGCTTTGTCATTGCCTGGACacaacccttagccgtggtatattggccatataccacaaacccccgaggtgccttattgctattataaactggttaccaacgtaattagagcagtaaaaataaaagttgtgtcatacctgtggtatatggtctgatataccacggctgtcagccaaatcagcattcagggctcgaaccacccagtttataattaagcaataaggcacgagggggtgtggtatatgaccaatataacacggctaagggctgttcttagcacAACGCattgcggagtgcctggatacagcccttagtacattggccatataccacaccccctcgtgccttattgctattataaactggttaataaaatgttttgtcatacccaggGTATACGGTCTGACATACCAGGGCTGGAACCACACAGTTAATAACGGTTCTTCGCCAACACTGTCCTCTTCATGTTCCATGAGATCCAAGTGAACCAAGCTAGAAGCCTACTGCATCATAATACCTGATACTCTGGATCCTGGGCCAACCAGGGTTCATCTTGATTTCACACAGGGCAACTTACCATGGCAGGTCCAATCATGAGCAGAGAACAGCCGTGACACAGCTCCCCAAACTTCTCCCAGTAGTGTTTACGGCAGTACAGCTTGCCATTCTTCTCATAGTACCAGTTGGTCAGGTGGTCACAGCATTCCGAGCACCTGTGGATGGGAAAACACACTTCATGACCTCTGCAGGAAATGAAGGGAGTAGAGTGGACAGACAAATCCTTTCAGTGGAGACCATATCAAGCGTAAAGCAATCTGTTTCAAGGCCATTCAAAGGAGACTCACTACAAAGCCTGGGTGCATTATTTCAAAGACAAGTTGACAATCTCAAAGGCTTGTGTTAGATTCCTGAAAGATTCCAATTGAGCAGAGAGTCCACTCTCAAACAATGGAGTCTGTGAGCGTTCACGTATTGACTGAACTGAGAGATTTGACATACACATATAGAAACAAATAAACAAGACACAAAGCTAGAGCTGAAATACCTTACAAAAGACCCTGAAAGAA includes:
- the LOC115111661 gene encoding LIM domain kinase 2-like — translated: MEELEGTHGRHCAGCGGVIQDAFNVKVLQGTWHNTCFQCSECCDHLTNWYYEKNGKLYCRKHYWEKFGELCHGCSLLMIGPAMVAGEYKYHPECFVCLSCKVVIEDRDTYALVERSKLYCGKCYKQVILAPVLEKRSADSALDSLPHTVTLISMPSATNSKRGFSVSVLRDVASGSSSVQVKEVRGMHISPEVRNAIHVGDRILEINGLPVGTLMEEEVEDLIHRTSQTLHLLIEYDPVRQRLERLRLGSSHNRLGVPATSRMRLSSPSDSVLERTDLVDDATLKRRSLRRSNSICKSPGPASPKEHPILTRDIGRSESLRSSSSCSHRIFRPCDLIHGEVLGKGFFGQAIKVTHKATGEVMVMKELIRCDEETQKTFLKEVKVMRSLEHPHVLKFIGVLYKDKRLNLITEFIEGGTLKDFIRDMDQFPWEQRVSFAKGIASGMAYLHSMSIIHRDLNSDNCLVKLDNTVVVADFGLSRLMVEEKVKHPPPEKLANKKRVFRRIDRKKRYTVVGNPYWMAPEMLNGKRYDEKVDIFSFGIVLCEIIGQVNADPECLPRTYDFGLNVDKFMEKFLPDDCPQAFFALAVACCDLIPENRPASQKLEDCFEALHLNQEMGIPLPAELEELHQRLCRLHPPKDRSSPSQSTPPTPVPAEDPSLADNST